In a single window of the Debaryomyces hansenii CBS767 chromosome A complete sequence genome:
- a CDS encoding DEHA2A07700p (weakly similar to uniprot|P53707 Candida albicans CSP37 37 kDa cell surface protein): MSKGTKSLLALAATGGAVYWYDQNVSEILPRQQRIPPQPASTGEKINRNINRQVDKLDNKKDELVDKVSSFTNEQQREAQKASESTLDSIKNSRLVNNISGSVTDSRRRIEANVDQDKNVLYKLTDKYIDFVNDIGGSTTNQVDQLKSTAKSDKKRAEDKANSWFNWFGDKKDEAANNLDNNYDQAKRDAEKKKNEWFSWGSQKKDEAADRANAEAENLKKEKNAWSAWGSKKTDEVADKAAEEKKAWTSWGSKKADEAADKAAAEKNAWSSWGSKKVDDATDKANQEAERLGKEKDAWTSWGSKKVDEATEKANQEAEALRKEKDAWASWGSKKADEAADKFNEETERLKKEWENADKSGNSTAQQYTRGAKNSERAFGDAGDPLSASYVQGKERAIGNYEAAKKNLEDLTNKANANVKSLFQKAEPSSDERLKQAQEDFNSAFHNLRSYGADVVEQIESNFKRN, from the coding sequence GAAATTCTTCCAAGACAGCAAAGAATTCCACCACAGCCAGCATCTACTGGCGAAAAGATCAACcgtaatataaatagacaAGTTGATAAGTTGGATAACAAGAAAGACGAATTAGTTGACAAGGTTTCCAGCTTCACTAATGAGCAACAAAGAGAAGCGCAAAAGGCATCTGAATCGACACTTGACTCAATTAAGAACTCGAGACTTGTTAACAACATTAGTGGCAGTGTCACTGATTCTAGAAGGAGAATTGAGGCTAATGTCGACCAAGACAAGAATGTTTTGTACAAATTGACTGATAAGTACATTGACTTCGTCAATGACATTGGTGGTTCTACCACGAACCAAGTTGATCAATTGAAGTCGACAGCCAAAAGCGACAAAAAGCGTGCTGAAGATAAGGCCAATTCGTGGTTTAACTGGTTCGGAGACAAGAAGGACGAGGCAGCTAACAATTTAGATAATAACTACGACCAAGCTAAGAGAGATGCcgaaaagaagaagaatgagTGGTTCTCGTGGGGTTCTCAAAAGAAGGACGAAGCAGCAGATAGAGCCAACGCAGAGGCAGAAAACCtcaagaaagagaagaatgCCTGGTCTGCATGGGGTTCTAAGAAGACCGATGAAGTAGCTGACAAGGCTgcagaagaaaagaaggcGTGGACCTCATGGGGATCCAAGAAGGCCGACGAAGCCGCTGACAAGGCTGCAGCAGAGAAGAATGCTTGGTCTTCTTGGGGATCCAAGAAGGTTGACGACGCTACTGACAAGGCTAACCAAGAAGCTGAAAGACTCGGAAAGGAAAAGGATGCCTGGACTTCATGGGGATCTAAGAAGGTGGACGAGGCTACTGAAAAGGCTAATCAAGAAGCCGAAGCACTCAGAAAGGAAAAGGATGCTTGGGCTTCATGGGGCTCCAAGAAGGCTGACGAAGCTGCTgacaaattcaatgaagaaaccGAAAGACTTAAAAAGGAATGGGAAAATGCAGACAAATCAGGTAATTCGACTGCACAGCAATACACCAGAGGAGCAAAGAACTCTGAGAGAGCTTTTGGTGATGCTGGTGATCCATTGAGCGCCTCATACGTCCAAGGTAAAGAAAGAGCAATTGGAAACTACGAAGCAGCCAAGAAAAACTTAGAAGACTTAACCAACAAGGCTAACGCCAATGTCAAGTCACTTTTCCAAAAGGCTGAACCTTCATCCGATGAGAGATTGAAGCAAGCTCAGGAAGATTTTAATAGCGCATTCCATAACTTGAGAAGTTATGGAGCCGATGTTGtggaacaaattgaatccAATTTTAAGAGAAAT